DNA from Rubripirellula lacrimiformis:
CCGCCACGACCGGTCAGATCACCGCCGCGAATCGTCAGCAATTCCACCATCGGTGCCCATTTGGGATCGGTGTAATCGAAGTCCAATACTTTTTGGCCATTGAGCCAATGTTGGATCACGGTTCCCTTGCACACCACGCGGCCGCTGTTCCACTGGCCCACAGGCCGCGTCGCATCTTTGTTGGGGGCCATACAGAAGAACAACGACGCGGCAGCTTGCCGAGGGTTTTCACCGTAGGGACTATCGATGTTGTCCAGCACTTGATATTCCACCTGGCCCGGTCGGTAATAGACGCCGCTGTTGCAGCCCTTGGACACTTTCCACTCGAACCGCAACTCGAAGTCGTCCGGCACGGTTTGGCCTTTGTAGGTCAACGGTCCACCCGACTCGGCCCGATAGTAGGCTCCGTCTTCAAGACGCCAATTTCCACCATGTTCCCAGCCGTCGAATGAATCGTCACTTGAAAGCGGTACGAACCCACGGTCTTTTTCCCGTTGACGATTCGTGGCTGCATCGCCCGCCAGCGGGCGGCTGATCAACATCTTCCGTTTGGATTTTGGCGCCACCATCTTCTTTGCCAAAATGTCTTCTTCGGTGAAGCGTGCCATCAAAATTTCGCCATCTGCCGACCGGTTGCGATCGTACGAGAGATAGATTGTGCCGTCGGGGGCTTGGAAACCATCGGGATAGGAGATCCCCTTGCGATCATCCAGAACCAAACCACCCTTCCACGACTTGCCATCGTCTTCGGAAAGCCAAGCACTCAGTTGCACTCGCCCGCTGTGCGAATCAAGTTTGTCGCCATGTTTCACCAGCAGGATCCGACCCGAGGCGAGTCGGCGGAAGTGGAACCGTGCATTGGGGTGTCGAATTCCATCCGGCCGAGTCGCTGTCGACCAAGTACGTCCATGGTCGGTGGATGTGGATTGCATGATCCCTTTGGCGGTGCGTATCAGCATCCAAAGTGACTTATCTTCCCGCTCGACAATCATGTGTTCGTGCCAATCCGGCGACGGTACTTGGGCGGCACCGCGACGCGTCCAAGTCTGGCCTTCGTCGGTCGATACAAACACGTTCGCACCGCGCAGGGGATCCAGTTCGGCAAAGCAACCTTTGAATTCACCCAGACCGCCTCGTTGGTCCAATGAAATGGGCAGCATCCATTCGCCGTTGGAAAGCACGGTCGGCTTGTTCAGTGTGACGCCATGCCAAATTCGTTTGGGTTCCGACCACACCGGTTCGTCGGCGTCGGGGTTTTCACAGATCGTCGCCCATACGCCGCCGCGTCCGTCAAACATGTCCATCGATTGATCAAAGAAGATCCACAAACGGCCCAGTGGATCGGTCCACAAGTTTCCGACAAGCGTGCTGCGTTTTCGTGGCAGATCTTTCGAATCCGTATCGATGACCAAACGCGGCGGCGACCAGCTCTCGCCGTCATCGTCGCTGGTGGCCAGCACGAAAAATGCATCCGGGCTATCGCCGCCGGCTACCCAACATGCCCACAGCCGTCCGCCGGGGGTGCGTTCGATTCCGATCGTCATGCCGTAGTCAAGTTTGTCAAAGCCGTACTGCGGCAGCGGCGTCGTATTCAGAACCGGCGTGTCGAGCGCGTGCGCTGCGATCGCTTCCAGTTCCGCAATTCGCATCGATTGGGTTTGTGCGAGCGTTGTGGCCGAAGGGGCAACAAAAAACGCGATGACGGCCAGGGAATGCAGAACGGTGGGCAGGCGAAGCATGAAAGGTGGGCTCTGAGGTGGGGCAGGATTCTGGATTTGGGAGGCAGGGTGACGGGCATCGATTCCGATTTCTCCGATAGCCAAGATCGGTCGTGCGCAACGTCGGGCAATGGGATGGCACCAGCGAAACCGGTGGCGAACACTCCATTTTTCGTGCTGCGGTCGCTCATTCTAATCATAGCGGCGGTGTGGGATGGGCATGACGGACCAGAAGTCGCCATCGGCACGCGGGTTGGAACCCGACCAAATCTTCCGTTGGCGAGTCGCCGCGATTGACAGATTCGGGTGGGGGGCGCATGGTTAGCTACGCTTCGCAGGCCGTTCCTAGCTAGTACCCGTGCATGCACAACCTCGATCAGGAATCATCGTTCATCCGTCGATCGATCTCGATCCTCGCGCTGGTTGTCGCTGGCGAAGCCGTCTTCTTTTTGCCGTTTGTGCTTCCCCGCGTTTTCCGTCCGACGCTGTTGGATGTCTTCGGTCTGACCAACCTAGAACTAGGGATCGCATTTTCGGTTTACGGAGTGGTCGCGATGTTGGCGTACTTCCCGGGTGGGCCGCTGGCAGATCGGTATCCGGCGAGAAAGCTAATGGCGTTTGCGTTGCTGGCGACATCGATGGGCGGCCTGGTGATGACTTCGATCCCATCGTTGGCGGCACTGAATGGGTTGTATGGTTTTTGGGGTGTGACGACGATCCTGTTGTTTTGGGCGCCGTTGATTCGAGCAACACGTGCGTGGGGCGGGGCCAAACTACCGGGTCGCGCCTTCGGGATACTCGACGGAGGCCGTGGATTGGTGGCTGCGGCCATTGGCAGCGGGGCGGTGGCGCTGTTCGCATTCTTCATGCCCGACGAAGTTCAAAGTGCATCTCCGGAACAGCGGGAAAGCGCCTTTCGAAACGTGATCTTGCTGTTTTCGGGAATCACGTTTGCCGCGGCGGTATTCGTGTGGTTTGCACTTCCACAGCAGAGCAGCACGCCGCGTGAAATGCCGAACCGATTCGAACCGAAAGGACTGAACCGTGTAATACGGATGCCGACGGTGTGGCTGCAAGCGATCGTGGTCGTCTGCGCGTACGTGGGTTACAAGGGGCTGGACGATGTTTCGCTGTACGCCCACGAAGTCTTGGAATTCGACGAAGTTCAATCGGCCAGGGTAGGCACACTTTCGATGTGGATGCGTCCCTTCGCGGCGATCGCTGCAGGCCTGCTTGCCGATCGCTTTGGCGTCGCCCGATTAACGACTCTAAGTCTGTTGATGCTGGCGCTTGGCAGCACCATGATGGCAGCGGGTACGTTTCGTCCCGGCATGACAGCGTTCTTTTTTGTGACACTGATCGCCACCAGCTCAGCAGTGTTCGCTTTGCGAGGACTGTATTACGCGATGATGGAAGAAGGTCGCGTGCCATTTGGGGACACCGGCAGCGCGGTCGGCATCGTATCGGTTGTCGGATACACGCCTGACATTTTCATGGGACCACTGATGGGGATCCTGCTGGATCGATGGCCGGGGCCGTTAGGCCACCAGTACGTGTTCGCGGTGCTGGCCGTATTCGCGTTGGTCGGTCTGTTGGCATCGATTCTGTTTTGGCGTCTTGTGCAACGATCGATCCAAGAACCGATCCGACCAGCGACGTCGCCCTAGTCCTGGATACCATGTTGTTCCAGGAAATCTTCTGGAATCGAAGCCGTCAGACGCCCGACCAAGGCATAGTAGAACAGCTGCGTCCCTTCCATCGACAGGCGATGTCGGTAGAGTTCTAAATGATAGATGTCGAGGTACTTCGAGAAGATCAATTCGCGAACGAGACGCGAAAACCCTGTGTTCTCGGAAGGATCCAGGAACGTTTCTTTAATATTGAAAGCCAGCCAACCGTCGGTCTGAACCAGCTTCACCGCATTGAAAAACGCTCGTGGTGGGATGTCGCCAAAGCCGAGTGCTGCGACGCAGGTTAGGCAGTTGAACCGCCACTCGCGGATTTCATCCAACACGTCCGGGTCGGGGCTTGCGAAGTCGTGGACATAGTAGTCGTCATAGACCGTGGATCGGTCTCGGTACGCCGCATCGCGAGCTTCGGGAATGATATCCGCACCCACCAGTCGGGCGACGCCGTCACGTTTCAGCACCTCGCCCATCATTCCATTACCAGCTCCCAAATCGATCACGCGCAACTCGGTTACCGATTCGCGGGCGGTATTGAGTGCACGTTGCAGCAGATCGGCAACTTTCTCGGGCGAGTTGCAACGAAGTCGCTCGTAAAACAGCTGTTCGTACAAGCCGGGCCGCTGGTAGATTTCTTCGTAATCGTGGAACCGCAATCGTTTTTCTTCACCATCCTCCATCAGGGTAAAGAAGACTTCGTCTTGCCCTAGTTGTTCGGAATTGGATGGCGGAAACTGGATTCGGTGGCGTTTAGGCATAGTAAACAGCGTACCGGTACAGGGTGCCGCAACAAAGGCCCCGCAACCGAGTCACGGCGAATTCGCCAGTCTGCAGAACGGGCATCGATCCAATCAGCGCCGCCTCCGTCGTGGGATTCGCCAAAATTCCCTTCATTAGTAACCCCGGCTGGAAATGATTTCTGGCGAAGACCACTACGTTGGCGGTGGCGATCAATGTCTTAGCCAATACCGATTGAAAGTTTGCCTGGACCAAATTTTGTTACGCGATACGCAAAAACTCTCGGAATGATTGCCGCAAAGATCGCCCTTCTTGAGACTACTTATGTGACGGGCTTCATCGGGAAGCGCTTTCCGCAAAACTAGAGAGGGCCCCGTTGTGTCAAGCGACCGAGAGATCATCGAAACAGTACTCGCCGGCGAGACCAATGCGTATGCGGCGCTTATTAGCCGCTACGAACGTCTTGCTCGCGGGACCGCCAAGCGAATCGTTCAGGATGACCATCTGGTCGACGATATCGCTCAGGATTCTTTCATCGCAGCATTCAAGGGGCTTTCGACGCTTAGAGATCATGGCAGTTTTCCTGCATGGCTGGTGGGGATCGTTCGACGTCGCGCATCGTCAACCGCCGCAAAGCAGATACGCAATACGCCCGCTACGCTCGACCCAGATACCGCAGTCGATTCCAGCGGATGGACCAGCAGTTCGATGGAACTGTTGGAATTGATCGATCGACTGCCTGATCAAGAGCGGATCGCTATCGCACTGAAGCACTTCGAGGGGCACAGCGCCCAGGAAATTGCCGACATGCTCGGCTGCCCCGTCGGCACCATTACAAAACAACTTTCTCGCGCACGCCAGCGACTACACGCATGGCTAACCCAAGAGGAGTGTAGGAAGCATGAGCCAACTCAATGAACTGGATGCTCGTTTGGAGCAACTGAAAATCGACTTGTCTGGACCTCCCGATTTCACGCAACAAGTTCTAGCGAAGATCGCGAATGAACCAGTCAATGAACGCGTTAAAGTCGACCGATCGGCACGCGGATCACTCCGACGCTTTGCAGCGTTGGCGACCGCCGCCTCGCTGCTGTTTGCCGTCGGTTGGTGGATGATGCAGCCAAAGTCGCTGTACGCGCAAGCGGTTGCGGCCTTGCAGAAGGTGGACGTGGTCCATGCAACCGGTTGGGCAACAAAAGTGATTCGCAAATGGCCGTTGGAAAACGGTACAGACACAGGCGAAGGGAGACACGCTATCGACGCTTGGTACTGGACCGACGGAGATCGAAACGTGCGGTCCTATGAAGCGATGGGGCCGATCACGATTACTCGTAACGCCGAAACGTTGAACGAATATCAAAGCGATGCTGACTTGCTTTTTGTGATGAAGGGAAATTCGAAAGATTCCATCAGTCGATTCGAAACGTTGAGCAAATTTTTGCGGCTGTTGAAGTTAGAGGGGAACGAGATGATCGATCTTGGATCACGTGAAATGGACGGCAAGAATCTTCGCGGAACACGATTGAATCGGTATGGTGTAAGCACGGATTTCTGGTTTGACGACCGCACGAATCTGCCCGTGTCCTTGACGCGAAACCGTGTCGTGGATGGGCAGCCGGTCACTGAGCTTGAATTGAACCTTTCGTTTGATGAACCTTTGCCTGATAGGATCACTTCGTACTCTCCACCGGCCACCGAGAACGTTCGGTATGGGGGGCAGATGGATGACAAGGTTGCCGTTTGGAATCAGCATGTTCAAAATGTCGGCGCCGCCATGGTTCAGCAACCATCGTTACCGTTGCCAAGGATCGTCGAGCGGATGGAACAGAAAGTCTTTTCGTTCCAGCATACGAAGCTGACTCCGGACGGACGTTTCTGGGTTGTTCCGTTGGACACTGGCCAAGCGGAAGAGATGAATGTGCGAGATTTCGTGCGTTTCCGCGTCGCGAGTCCAGAAGACGAGCGTGATTTGTATCGGTGGCGTGTTGAAGGGGACCTAGCAGACGTCACCTTTGATCGGTCTGACCTGGTTTGCGAAAAGAACACACCATGGCAGGATTGGACCTCTTTCACGCTGGCAACAGTCGGTTTGGAATTCACGATCGTAGAAGAGGAACGCCAGTTTTGGATCGCTAAGCATGACGGCGTGACCAACAAGTCGTACAAGGAAGTCAATCCACCGGTCCCCGCTCTCGTCGAAGGTGGGCGCCGGCTACGGGGCGTG
Protein-coding regions in this window:
- a CDS encoding family 16 glycoside hydrolase gives rise to the protein MLRLPTVLHSLAVIAFFVAPSATTLAQTQSMRIAELEAIAAHALDTPVLNTTPLPQYGFDKLDYGMTIGIERTPGGRLWACWVAGGDSPDAFFVLATSDDDGESWSPPRLVIDTDSKDLPRKRSTLVGNLWTDPLGRLWIFFDQSMDMFDGRGGVWATICENPDADEPVWSEPKRIWHGVTLNKPTVLSNGEWMLPISLDQRGGLGEFKGCFAELDPLRGANVFVSTDEGQTWTRRGAAQVPSPDWHEHMIVEREDKSLWMLIRTAKGIMQSTSTDHGRTWSTATRPDGIRHPNARFHFRRLASGRILLVKHGDKLDSHSGRVQLSAWLSEDDGKSWKGGLVLDDRKGISYPDGFQAPDGTIYLSYDRNRSADGEILMARFTEEDILAKKMVAPKSKRKMLISRPLAGDAATNRQREKDRGFVPLSSDDSFDGWEHGGNWRLEDGAYYRAESGGPLTYKGQTVPDDFELRFEWKVSKGCNSGVYYRPGQVEYQVLDNIDSPYGENPRQAAASLFFCMAPNKDATRPVGQWNSGRVVCKGTVIQHWLNGQKVLDFDYTDPKWAPMVELLTIRGGDLTGRGGELWLQDHGQPVWYRNLRMRSIPAEETLRPSPDFTPMPIPAGALEKEQARVRKMLQAAKAK
- a CDS encoding MFS transporter, translating into MHNLDQESSFIRRSISILALVVAGEAVFFLPFVLPRVFRPTLLDVFGLTNLELGIAFSVYGVVAMLAYFPGGPLADRYPARKLMAFALLATSMGGLVMTSIPSLAALNGLYGFWGVTTILLFWAPLIRATRAWGGAKLPGRAFGILDGGRGLVAAAIGSGAVALFAFFMPDEVQSASPEQRESAFRNVILLFSGITFAAAVFVWFALPQQSSTPREMPNRFEPKGLNRVIRMPTVWLQAIVVVCAYVGYKGLDDVSLYAHEVLEFDEVQSARVGTLSMWMRPFAAIAAGLLADRFGVARLTTLSLLMLALGSTMMAAGTFRPGMTAFFFVTLIATSSAVFALRGLYYAMMEEGRVPFGDTGSAVGIVSVVGYTPDIFMGPLMGILLDRWPGPLGHQYVFAVLAVFALVGLLASILFWRLVQRSIQEPIRPATSP
- a CDS encoding class I SAM-dependent DNA methyltransferase; this translates as MPKRHRIQFPPSNSEQLGQDEVFFTLMEDGEEKRLRFHDYEEIYQRPGLYEQLFYERLRCNSPEKVADLLQRALNTARESVTELRVIDLGAGNGMMGEVLKRDGVARLVGADIIPEARDAAYRDRSTVYDDYYVHDFASPDPDVLDEIREWRFNCLTCVAALGFGDIPPRAFFNAVKLVQTDGWLAFNIKETFLDPSENTGFSRLVRELIFSKYLDIYHLELYRHRLSMEGTQLFYYALVGRLTASIPEDFLEQHGIQD
- a CDS encoding RNA polymerase sigma factor — encoded protein: MSSDREIIETVLAGETNAYAALISRYERLARGTAKRIVQDDHLVDDIAQDSFIAAFKGLSTLRDHGSFPAWLVGIVRRRASSTAAKQIRNTPATLDPDTAVDSSGWTSSSMELLELIDRLPDQERIAIALKHFEGHSAQEIADMLGCPVGTITKQLSRARQRLHAWLTQEECRKHEPTQ